The following coding sequences lie in one Psychrobacter arenosus genomic window:
- the nqrF gene encoding NADH:ubiquinone reductase (Na(+)-transporting) subunit F codes for MDYATAIGGVAMFTLIIMSLVAIILAARSRLVSSGDVTIHINDNADNDVVTPAGGKLLQTLANEGIFLSSACGGGGTCAQCRCRVIEGGGSILPTEEGHFTQGEIRDNMRLACQVAVKQDMKIEIDPEFFDVQKWECEVVSNNNVATFIKELVLKIPDGEEVNFRAGGYVQLEAPPHEVHYKDFKVDEEYLGDWEQFGLFKYVSKVDEPVIRAYSMANYPDEKGIIKFNIRIASPPPRGPDGIPPGKMSSWVFSLVPGDKVTVSGPYGEFFAKDTEAEMIFIGGGAGMAPMRSHIFDQLKRLSSKRKISFWYGARSVREMFYVEDYDQLAEEFDNFEWHVALSDPSDEDNWDGYTGFIHNVLLEEYLKNHPNPEDCEYYMCGPPVMNAAVIDMLHKLGVEDENILLDDFGG; via the coding sequence ATGGATTATGCTACGGCAATTGGTGGCGTCGCCATGTTTACCTTGATCATTATGAGCTTGGTAGCCATTATTTTGGCTGCTCGCTCACGATTGGTCAGCTCAGGTGATGTCACCATTCATATCAATGACAATGCCGATAATGATGTGGTGACGCCTGCCGGTGGTAAACTGCTACAGACGCTTGCTAATGAAGGAATATTTCTGTCTTCTGCCTGTGGTGGCGGTGGAACGTGCGCGCAGTGCCGCTGCCGCGTTATTGAAGGGGGCGGCTCAATTTTGCCGACCGAAGAAGGCCATTTCACTCAAGGTGAGATTCGAGATAACATGCGTTTGGCGTGCCAGGTGGCCGTCAAGCAAGATATGAAAATCGAGATTGACCCTGAATTCTTTGATGTGCAAAAGTGGGAATGTGAGGTTGTCTCCAATAACAACGTTGCTACTTTCATTAAAGAATTGGTGCTCAAGATTCCTGATGGCGAAGAAGTCAACTTCCGCGCTGGTGGTTATGTACAGTTGGAAGCGCCGCCGCACGAAGTGCATTATAAAGATTTCAAAGTCGACGAAGAGTACCTCGGTGACTGGGAACAATTTGGTCTGTTTAAATACGTTTCTAAAGTGGATGAGCCCGTCATTCGTGCCTACTCAATGGCCAATTACCCTGACGAAAAAGGCATCATTAAATTTAACATTCGTATTGCTAGTCCCCCACCCCGCGGTCCAGATGGTATCCCACCGGGTAAAATGTCCTCTTGGGTATTTAGCTTAGTGCCTGGCGATAAGGTCACAGTATCAGGCCCTTATGGGGAGTTCTTCGCCAAAGACACTGAAGCGGAGATGATCTTCATCGGTGGTGGTGCTGGTATGGCGCCGATGCGTTCGCACATTTTCGATCAGCTAAAACGTCTGAGCTCAAAACGTAAAATTAGCTTCTGGTATGGTGCGCGCTCTGTGCGTGAAATGTTCTATGTAGAAGATTACGACCAACTGGCTGAAGAGTTTGATAACTTTGAGTGGCATGTGGCGTTATCTGATCCGTCGGATGAAGACAACTGGGACGGTTACACCGGCTTTATCCATAACGTCTTGCTGGAAGAGTACCTCAAAAACCATCCTAACCCAGAAGATTGTGAATACTACATGTGTGGGCCACCGGTGATGAATGCCGCGGTCATCGACATGCTGCATAAGTTGGGTGTGGAAGATGAAAACATCTTACTCGATGACTTTGGTGGTTAA
- a CDS encoding ABC transporter ATP-binding protein yields the protein MTATSHLTPEPTPVKPLLHASNLSKSVLLGEQRIDIIKGIDINIKAGEFTVIMGKSGSGKSTLLGLLAGLDYPDSGEVWLNGQNLTQLSEDDLAQKRQQDMGFVFQSFHLLPTLTAAENIAFPLDIARRPDAARVEELLTAVGLTHRRNSLPHQLSGGEQQRTALARALVARPKIIFADEPTGNLDEQNAQQVMTLLLELQQQSGTALVVVTHDPALTEHADQVVVIQDGLVEERNAKPSPAVLA from the coding sequence ATGACTGCCACCTCCCATTTGACTCCTGAACCGACCCCAGTAAAACCTTTGCTGCATGCCAGCAACCTGAGTAAAAGTGTCCTGTTAGGCGAGCAACGTATCGATATTATTAAGGGCATCGATATTAATATTAAGGCGGGCGAGTTTACCGTCATCATGGGCAAATCTGGCTCAGGCAAGTCCACGTTATTGGGACTGCTCGCTGGTCTGGACTATCCGGATAGTGGCGAGGTGTGGCTAAATGGGCAAAACCTGACTCAACTCTCTGAGGACGACTTAGCGCAAAAACGGCAGCAAGATATGGGCTTTGTCTTTCAGTCTTTTCATCTATTACCCACGTTGACCGCTGCCGAGAATATCGCCTTTCCTTTAGATATTGCTCGTCGTCCAGACGCTGCTCGGGTGGAGGAGTTGCTCACCGCAGTGGGCCTTACGCACCGTCGCAATAGCTTGCCGCATCAACTATCGGGTGGCGAGCAGCAACGTACAGCTTTAGCCCGTGCCCTAGTCGCGCGACCGAAAATTATCTTCGCTGATGAGCCAACGGGCAACTTGGATGAGCAAAACGCACAACAGGTGATGACGCTATTATTAGAGCTACAGCAACAATCGGGCACGGCTTTAGTCGTAGTGACCCATGACCCTGCTTTGACTGAGCATGCCGATCAGGTAGTGGTCATTCAGGATGGCCTGGTTGAAGAGCGTAATGCTAAGCCCAGTCCTGCTGTCCTAGCTTAG
- a CDS encoding MFS transporter, whose amino-acid sequence MSLSSSTSSPKATTPSLRTQTPRSTFWLVLIAIMLLSANMRSPIVALGSIAPVIQDSLNISEVQIGWLGAIPMLMFALGALISPSIGKRFGLENTLITMIALLTSGIILRSVWDTWTGFLIGTMMLSLAIGFANTLAAPIIKQRTPNNIPLITGLFSLTMTVVAGMVAGVIYPLTTTFGWQLALGGWAILGIFAIIFWILLRVKLGSSHRLPNTLDTSVDEDASIWRSALAWQLAVFMGLQSLMFYTVASFLPSIWADKGLDQVAAGQMASVFQLMGPAAIISMTWLIRRGVSIQKVAVVAASFNVIGAVGIAYLPNSLAWLWSGSMGLGCAGIFTMSIMLFSLRTYTPHQASKLSGMVQTIAYLIAFLGPVMTGWLHERAGNWDTPLLLILVLMVINVGVAWLASRPIMIDGKPAQ is encoded by the coding sequence ATGTCTCTATCTTCATCGACTTCTTCTCCTAAGGCGACCACGCCTTCTTTGCGGACGCAAACGCCGCGCTCGACCTTTTGGCTAGTATTAATTGCCATCATGTTGTTATCTGCCAATATGCGCTCCCCTATCGTGGCGCTAGGCTCCATTGCCCCGGTTATCCAAGACTCGCTAAACATATCTGAAGTGCAAATTGGCTGGCTCGGTGCCATTCCTATGCTGATGTTTGCTTTAGGAGCGCTTATCTCCCCCTCTATAGGCAAACGCTTTGGGCTAGAAAACACGCTCATTACTATGATTGCGCTATTGACCTCAGGCATTATCCTGCGCTCAGTCTGGGACACCTGGACTGGATTTCTCATCGGTACCATGATGTTATCGTTAGCTATTGGCTTTGCTAATACCTTAGCCGCTCCGATTATCAAACAGCGCACTCCCAATAATATTCCGTTAATTACGGGGTTATTCAGCTTAACGATGACCGTAGTCGCGGGCATGGTAGCAGGGGTCATTTATCCTTTAACAACTACCTTTGGCTGGCAGTTGGCGCTAGGTGGTTGGGCTATTTTGGGTATCTTCGCTATTATTTTTTGGATACTTTTACGGGTCAAGTTGGGCTCGTCGCACCGCCTACCTAATACGCTCGATACTTCAGTCGATGAAGACGCTTCGATTTGGCGCTCTGCTTTAGCTTGGCAATTGGCGGTCTTTATGGGCTTGCAGTCGCTCATGTTCTATACTGTCGCCAGTTTCCTACCCTCAATTTGGGCGGATAAAGGGCTCGACCAAGTGGCTGCTGGGCAAATGGCATCTGTCTTCCAATTGATGGGACCGGCCGCTATTATCAGTATGACCTGGCTCATCCGTCGTGGGGTCTCTATCCAAAAAGTAGCGGTAGTCGCTGCCTCTTTTAACGTCATCGGAGCCGTGGGTATTGCCTATCTGCCCAACTCGCTAGCTTGGCTCTGGTCCGGCAGTATGGGGCTTGGTTGTGCCGGTATTTTCACTATGTCGATCATGCTGTTTTCCTTACGTACTTATACGCCGCATCAAGCCAGTAAATTGTCGGGTATGGTACAGACCATCGCCTATCTCATCGCCTTCTTAGGACCAGTAATGACCGGTTGGCTGCATGAGCGCGCGGGCAATTGGGATACGCCGCTGCTGTTAATCTTAGTCTTGATGGTGATTAACGTGGGGGTGGCTTGGCTCGCCAGCCGACCTATTATGATCGACGGCAAACCGGCTCAATAA
- the nqrM gene encoding (Na+)-NQR maturation NqrM encodes MLTQLIPMFAVTFGVFVLFFLFMGIGFMIKKEPLRGSCGRVANLMGDELCQFCGDDPNKCDNSTDSQKAEYNAEKAKQLGKPVV; translated from the coding sequence ATGCTTACCCAACTTATTCCTATGTTTGCTGTTACCTTTGGCGTGTTTGTCCTGTTCTTTTTATTCATGGGCATTGGCTTTATGATTAAGAAAGAACCCTTACGCGGCTCTTGTGGGCGCGTGGCCAACTTGATGGGCGATGAGCTCTGTCAGTTCTGTGGCGATGACCCCAACAAGTGTGACAATAGCACCGATAGCCAAAAGGCAGAATACAATGCCGAAAAGGCAAAACAGCTAGGCAAACCGGTCGTTTAA
- a CDS encoding SDR family NAD(P)-dependent oxidoreductase: MKTKYKDLVIWVTGASSGIGEALAIEFARRGAAVILSGRNEDKLEAVRKRCKKPKRHMIVPFDISDAEQAKAAYQSARAQAGRIDWLINNAGISQRSLIMETTEEVERQLMEVDYFAQTRLTRLVLPAMLAQGGGKIVMVSSVAGLLGTQYRGAYSAAKAALHLWANSLRAELYDQGIEVATIFPGFIQTNVSINALTGDGSTQGTMDDTTNQGMTATACAKQVAKALGKGEEYIVTAGAKEKMALTINKVSPAKVYTMIRQATVK; this comes from the coding sequence ATGAAAACCAAATATAAAGATCTCGTCATTTGGGTAACTGGCGCTTCTAGCGGTATTGGTGAGGCCTTAGCAATAGAGTTTGCTAGACGCGGGGCAGCCGTTATCTTAAGCGGCCGCAATGAAGATAAATTGGAGGCGGTGCGCAAACGCTGCAAAAAACCCAAACGTCATATGATCGTCCCTTTTGACATTAGTGACGCTGAGCAAGCGAAAGCGGCTTATCAAAGCGCTAGAGCGCAAGCCGGTCGCATTGATTGGTTAATTAATAATGCCGGTATTAGCCAGCGCTCGCTCATTATGGAAACCACAGAAGAAGTCGAACGCCAATTGATGGAAGTCGATTATTTTGCGCAGACCCGCCTAACTCGTTTGGTCCTACCTGCGATGTTGGCACAAGGCGGTGGTAAAATTGTCATGGTCTCGAGTGTCGCCGGTCTATTGGGGACGCAATATCGCGGAGCTTATAGTGCGGCGAAAGCGGCTCTACATTTATGGGCAAACAGCTTACGCGCGGAATTGTATGATCAAGGGATTGAAGTCGCCACTATCTTTCCCGGCTTTATTCAAACCAATGTTTCCATTAATGCGCTAACGGGTGACGGCTCTACTCAAGGGACGATGGACGATACCACTAACCAAGGCATGACAGCTACAGCCTGTGCTAAGCAAGTCGCTAAAGCTTTAGGCAAAGGGGAAGAATATATCGTCACTGCCGGTGCCAAAGAAAAAATGGCGCTGACTATTAATAAAGTGTCGCCTGCTAAGGTCTATACTATGATTCGCCAAGCCACTGTTAAATAG
- a CDS encoding valine--pyruvate transaminase, with amino-acid sequence MKFSKFGQQFTETTGISQLMDDLGDALKSPEPVNMLGGGNPARIDAVNEIFLTTYQSLGKDAFDSGALDSMVNYSNPQGDSSFIAALVDFFNRHYDWNLTSDNIALTNGSQNAFFYLFNLFGGAFASETADNNGAQESINKSILLPLAPEYIGYSDVQIDGKHFVAIKPHIEEVTHEGEAGFYKYSVDFEALRDLADLKEGRIGAICCSRPTNPTGNVLTDEEMATLADIAKQYDVPLIIDNAYGAPFPNIIYPDVNLKWDSNTILCFSLSKIGLPGVRTGIIVARPEVISAVSAMNAVVNLAPTRFGAAIAKPLVEDDTLKQLCDETIQPFYAKKAKRAVALLKEAMGETPMRIHKPEGAIFLWLWFKDLPISTTELYERLKAKNTLIVPSEHFFPGLDIEDYPHAHECIRMSIAADEKTLVNGIKAIGEVVRELYAQG; translated from the coding sequence ATGAAGTTTTCGAAATTTGGTCAGCAATTTACTGAAACTACCGGCATCTCCCAGCTTATGGATGACCTAGGCGACGCGCTAAAAAGCCCAGAACCGGTCAATATGCTCGGTGGTGGTAACCCGGCGCGTATTGATGCGGTGAATGAGATCTTTTTGACCACTTATCAATCACTTGGTAAAGACGCTTTCGACAGTGGCGCCTTAGACAGCATGGTGAATTACTCGAACCCTCAAGGGGATAGCAGCTTTATCGCAGCCTTAGTCGATTTCTTTAATCGTCATTACGATTGGAATCTAACTAGCGATAATATTGCGCTGACCAATGGCTCGCAAAACGCCTTCTTTTATCTGTTTAATTTATTCGGTGGTGCGTTTGCTAGCGAGACGGCTGACAATAACGGCGCTCAAGAGTCCATCAATAAATCCATCTTATTGCCATTAGCGCCAGAATATATTGGCTATAGCGATGTGCAAATCGATGGTAAGCATTTCGTGGCGATCAAGCCGCATATCGAAGAAGTGACCCATGAAGGCGAGGCCGGGTTTTATAAATACAGCGTCGACTTTGAAGCGTTGCGTGATTTAGCGGATCTAAAAGAAGGCCGTATCGGGGCTATTTGCTGCTCCCGTCCGACTAATCCTACCGGTAACGTTCTGACAGATGAAGAGATGGCGACCCTAGCGGATATTGCTAAACAGTATGATGTGCCGCTCATTATCGATAACGCTTACGGCGCACCTTTCCCCAATATCATCTACCCTGACGTCAATCTTAAATGGGACAGCAATACCATTCTTTGCTTTAGCCTATCGAAAATCGGTTTACCCGGTGTGCGCACTGGGATTATCGTAGCGCGCCCAGAAGTGATTAGCGCTGTGAGTGCTATGAATGCGGTAGTGAACTTAGCGCCTACTCGTTTTGGTGCCGCTATCGCCAAGCCGCTAGTGGAAGACGATACACTCAAGCAATTGTGCGATGAGACCATTCAACCTTTTTATGCCAAAAAAGCCAAACGTGCGGTGGCGCTGTTAAAAGAAGCTATGGGTGAGACTCCAATGCGGATTCATAAACCCGAAGGTGCGATTTTCTTGTGGTTGTGGTTTAAAGACTTACCCATCTCAACGACCGAATTATACGAACGCCTAAAAGCTAAAAATACCCTCATCGTGCCCAGTGAGCATTTCTTCCCTGGTCTTGATATCGAAGATTACCCCCACGCACACGAGTGTATCCGCATGAGCATTGCCGCGGATGAAAAGACTTTAGTGAATGGGATTAAAGCGATTGGGGAAGTGGTACGCGAACTTTATGCGCAAGGCTAA
- a CDS encoding ABC transporter permease, translated as MTVTAPNNTTNAPTSPATAHNESQYSSLGNKAVRRSWWQQWIYPLLFLLALLLSLSTYLTLDSIQQSVRDYVADNQRALVGGDLILTSQQAWPAAVLATVKSFEPDEVVYDYQFNAMIANFDGSDATLADANTSVAASSTLLVAPTATPTSAPTNELTQLARIKAVSPAYPLYGEVELASGKPLWQQLQPNTVVVETQVLTGLDVKIGASIKIGDANFIIADELLAEPDRPLTAFGFGARVLMGSDDLEATNLLGQRSRVSYRIELAGEPDKIATEQANLTTLLENQPEITLTDADNTDTSVTQVSDNVLMFLKLLVIAVLFLSAVALLSVVKAFVSQQARTNAIRRALGESVSAIKRSYYQVFIGMALLACIGSVLLSFVMLKVGAQYLTAVLPPDIGLAINLLSVLKISVVALVITLLIVQHSLYAVTHTKPSAVLQQSAQNVRQHPPLTWYALVVIAAYALLAFEFSSLLNGLKVLGGMLLLAGSFWLLARGWLWLLAKLASKGKLGWMGRTAIHNLSRKGNQSGLFFVTLALSVAVLTMITLLNHSLTTQFVNAYPKDAPNLFLLDVQSEQHDELDSVINTDITYYPVIRARVSDVGGTPAAEIESGSSDDPTRIFNLSYADSVMETEYIDASVAPDQLYAPITDKADNKNNATADTAPFDAPVPMSILDTAADMLGVGLGDQVRFDIQGIGIVGQITSIRKRYEQGPSPFFYFLFEPSVLKDAPQIQFATTKVEPAEIPQIQTDLARKFPAITTIDGGAIAKQVQGFVAQMSRLVEVFTLLALITGIMVLITSLLSTSQDRLRDSASFRLLGMQTSDLYKINILEIGLLGVSAGLIAILGASAGAWVLITKWFDLRFAVPWGSFALGAVMLMTVLLIIAITYVRLVIGKGIMARVRGMV; from the coding sequence ATGACCGTAACTGCTCCAAATAATACTACTAACGCCCCTACTTCTCCTGCTACTGCGCACAATGAGTCACAGTACAGCAGCTTGGGTAATAAAGCAGTGCGCCGTAGCTGGTGGCAACAATGGATTTACCCTTTACTGTTTCTATTGGCACTATTGTTGTCGCTGTCGACTTACCTGACGCTAGACTCTATCCAGCAATCGGTGCGTGATTATGTGGCGGATAATCAACGCGCGTTAGTGGGCGGTGATTTGATTTTGACCAGCCAGCAAGCGTGGCCTGCCGCAGTATTAGCGACCGTCAAAAGCTTTGAGCCTGACGAAGTCGTTTACGATTATCAATTTAATGCGATGATTGCGAACTTTGATGGTAGCGATGCCACGTTAGCGGATGCTAATACTTCTGTAGCAGCGTCTTCTACACTATTAGTCGCGCCTACAGCAACGCCAACCTCAGCACCTACTAATGAGCTGACCCAGTTGGCGCGTATCAAAGCCGTCTCACCAGCCTATCCACTGTACGGAGAAGTGGAACTCGCCTCAGGTAAACCCCTATGGCAGCAGCTTCAACCCAATACGGTCGTGGTCGAGACCCAAGTACTAACCGGTCTTGACGTTAAGATTGGCGCTAGTATTAAAATTGGTGATGCTAATTTCATCATTGCTGATGAACTGCTCGCTGAACCAGATCGCCCGTTAACCGCTTTTGGTTTTGGGGCTCGCGTCTTGATGGGTAGCGATGATTTAGAGGCGACCAATCTACTGGGGCAACGCAGCCGCGTGAGCTACCGTATTGAATTGGCAGGCGAGCCCGATAAGATTGCTACTGAGCAAGCTAACCTTACTACCCTGCTCGAAAACCAACCTGAAATCACCCTTACCGATGCTGATAATACAGATACTTCGGTCACGCAAGTTTCTGATAACGTGCTGATGTTCCTAAAACTGTTGGTCATCGCCGTGCTTTTTTTATCGGCTGTCGCCCTACTGAGTGTGGTCAAAGCGTTTGTAAGTCAGCAAGCGCGTACCAATGCCATCCGCCGTGCGCTTGGGGAGTCCGTGAGTGCGATTAAACGCAGCTATTACCAAGTCTTTATCGGTATGGCGCTGCTCGCTTGTATAGGCTCAGTGCTGCTTAGTTTCGTTATGCTGAAAGTCGGTGCGCAATATCTCACGGCGGTACTGCCCCCCGATATTGGCTTAGCAATCAATCTATTAAGTGTGCTGAAAATCAGTGTTGTCGCTTTAGTGATTACTTTGCTCATCGTACAACACAGTCTCTATGCGGTCACCCATACTAAGCCGTCAGCCGTGCTACAACAGTCGGCACAAAATGTTCGTCAGCATCCGCCCTTAACCTGGTATGCGTTAGTAGTCATTGCCGCCTATGCCTTATTAGCTTTTGAATTTAGCTCGCTGCTAAACGGGCTGAAAGTCCTCGGTGGCATGTTGCTACTGGCAGGAAGTTTTTGGTTATTGGCACGGGGTTGGTTATGGCTACTGGCTAAGCTGGCGAGCAAAGGCAAGCTTGGTTGGATGGGTCGCACGGCGATTCATAACTTATCTCGCAAAGGCAATCAGTCGGGGCTGTTTTTCGTCACGTTGGCCTTATCGGTCGCTGTGCTGACCATGATTACGCTACTCAATCACAGCCTAACCACGCAATTCGTCAATGCTTATCCTAAAGATGCACCCAATCTATTTTTGCTGGATGTGCAGAGCGAACAACACGATGAATTAGATAGCGTTATTAATACCGACATTACTTATTATCCCGTCATTCGTGCTCGGGTTAGCGATGTGGGTGGCACGCCTGCTGCCGAGATTGAATCCGGTAGTAGCGATGACCCTACGCGTATTTTTAACTTAAGCTATGCCGATAGTGTCATGGAGACCGAGTATATTGATGCCTCGGTTGCGCCTGACCAACTCTATGCGCCAATTACAGATAAAGCAGACAATAAAAATAATGCCACTGCTGATACTGCACCATTCGACGCGCCTGTGCCTATGTCGATACTCGATACGGCAGCTGATATGCTCGGCGTAGGACTGGGTGATCAAGTACGTTTTGATATTCAAGGGATTGGGATAGTCGGACAAATCACCAGTATCCGCAAACGCTATGAGCAAGGTCCGAGTCCGTTCTTTTACTTCTTATTTGAGCCTAGTGTACTAAAGGACGCCCCGCAAATTCAGTTTGCTACGACTAAAGTGGAGCCTGCAGAGATTCCACAAATTCAGACCGATCTGGCACGTAAATTCCCAGCCATTACTACGATTGATGGCGGTGCTATTGCTAAGCAAGTACAAGGTTTCGTAGCGCAGATGAGCCGATTGGTAGAAGTATTTACCTTATTGGCATTAATCACCGGCATTATGGTGTTAATCACCTCGCTACTATCAACCTCGCAGGATCGATTGCGCGATAGTGCTTCGTTCCGCTTACTCGGAATGCAGACGAGTGACCTGTATAAAATTAATATCTTAGAGATTGGTTTACTCGGGGTAAGTGCGGGGCTTATAGCTATATTGGGAGCTAGTGCTGGCGCGTGGGTACTGATAACGAAGTGGTTTGATTTGCGCTTTGCGGTACCTTGGGGCAGCTTTGCGCTTGGGGCAGTGATGTTAATGACGGTGCTATTAATTATTGCTATTACCTATGTGCGCTTGGTAATTGGCAAGGGGATTATGGCTCGGGTTCGAGGGATGGTTTGA
- a CDS encoding FAD:protein FMN transferase, whose product MKTLSQIGIMASFCGLSLVTLSACQQQSPQYGYIEGETMGTSYHIRYDQSAAVDAETIQAKVDERLVQINDSMSTYQDNSLITKFNLLPPGQALPLDPDFISVLTMSKEVYKASQGAFDPTVMPLIETWGFGGKLSVDKLQSPPSETDIAKAKALIDFDSVQLSGDSLSKTKPGVELDFSAIAKGYGVDAIADVLAREYQINNYMVEIGGEVATSGVNEQSKPWQIAIDAPLSDSTVNSRKPIAVVRQPSRTSKQQDHMHIATSGNYRNHVIFNGVSYSHTIDPIKGVPVVNGVPSVTVAANSVALADAWATALTAMPYEQALKVADQQNIAALFVVSRLPAGEAAKTLDDWEVVETPAMQAFRGTKTSK is encoded by the coding sequence ATGAAAACGCTGTCTCAAATCGGCATTATGGCCAGTTTCTGTGGTCTAAGTTTAGTTACCCTGAGTGCCTGCCAGCAGCAGTCTCCGCAATACGGCTATATTGAGGGAGAAACTATGGGCACGAGCTACCATATCCGCTATGACCAAAGTGCCGCTGTCGATGCTGAAACGATTCAGGCGAAGGTGGACGAGCGGCTAGTGCAGATCAATGACAGTATGTCGACTTATCAAGACAACTCATTAATTACTAAATTTAATTTACTGCCCCCTGGTCAAGCGTTACCTTTAGACCCAGATTTTATTAGCGTACTAACCATGTCCAAAGAGGTCTATAAAGCATCGCAAGGGGCTTTTGATCCGACGGTGATGCCTTTAATCGAAACTTGGGGATTTGGCGGCAAACTTAGCGTCGACAAATTGCAAAGCCCGCCATCAGAAACAGATATCGCGAAAGCCAAAGCGCTGATCGATTTTGACAGTGTGCAGTTAAGCGGCGACTCCCTCAGTAAAACCAAACCTGGCGTTGAGTTAGATTTCTCTGCTATCGCTAAAGGGTATGGCGTCGATGCCATTGCAGATGTGCTCGCTAGAGAGTATCAAATTAATAATTATATGGTAGAAATTGGTGGTGAAGTGGCGACCTCAGGCGTGAATGAGCAAAGCAAGCCTTGGCAAATCGCCATCGATGCTCCGCTGTCTGACAGTACTGTCAATAGCCGTAAACCTATCGCCGTTGTCCGCCAACCTTCGCGTACCTCTAAACAACAAGACCACATGCATATTGCTACTTCCGGCAATTACCGCAACCACGTGATATTTAATGGGGTAAGCTACAGCCACACTATTGACCCTATTAAAGGGGTGCCGGTCGTGAATGGAGTGCCTTCGGTGACCGTAGCGGCTAACTCAGTCGCTTTAGCTGATGCTTGGGCAACAGCGCTAACCGCTATGCCTTATGAGCAGGCTTTAAAGGTTGCGGATCAACAGAATATTGCAGCGCTCTTTGTAGTATCACGCCTGCCCGCTGGTGAAGCCGCTAAAACTCTAGACGATTGGGAAGTGGTAGAGACACCGGCTATGCAAGCTTTTAGAGGGACTAAAACCAGCAAGTAG
- a CDS encoding arylesterase — MPTKIIKTLAMTLLASMALIGCQPTTDPKVKEDVQPDSTAVTETQTAPATATKDATPLSNEETITQPITILALGDSLTEGLGLPKEESYPAQLEAALKQAGYSNVTVVNSGLSGETSTGLVNRVDWALNTKPDITILTVGANDAMRGIEVDTIESNIRNTIERLQASGSIVILGGMQIYQNLGNDYVKTFSDMYPRIAEDTGVAFIPFFLEGVAADAELNQDDAIHPTKEGYTRIVSNNIMPVLKPVLTDVVAKKSAQPAA; from the coding sequence ATGCCAACGAAGATCATCAAAACTTTAGCAATGACCCTGCTAGCCAGCATGGCGTTAATCGGTTGCCAACCTACTACTGATCCTAAAGTGAAAGAAGACGTCCAACCAGATAGCACGGCGGTAACCGAAACACAAACCGCTCCTGCTACAGCAACTAAAGATGCTACTCCTTTAAGTAATGAAGAAACCATTACGCAACCCATTACGATCTTGGCATTGGGTGACTCATTGACCGAAGGCTTAGGGCTACCAAAAGAAGAAAGCTATCCCGCACAATTAGAAGCCGCATTAAAACAAGCCGGCTATAGCAACGTGACGGTCGTCAATTCTGGGCTGAGTGGTGAGACTAGTACTGGCTTGGTCAACCGCGTTGATTGGGCGCTCAATACTAAGCCAGACATTACCATTTTGACCGTTGGTGCAAATGACGCTATGCGCGGTATCGAAGTGGATACTATCGAGTCGAATATCCGCAACACTATTGAGCGCCTGCAAGCTAGCGGCAGTATCGTAATATTGGGTGGGATGCAGATTTATCAGAATTTGGGCAATGATTACGTAAAAACCTTTTCTGATATGTACCCGCGAATTGCTGAAGATACTGGTGTGGCGTTCATTCCGTTCTTTTTAGAAGGGGTAGCTGCCGATGCTGAGCTCAACCAAGATGATGCTATTCACCCGACCAAAGAGGGCTACACGCGTATCGTGTCGAATAATATTATGCCAGTGCTAAAACCGGTCTTAACTGATGTGGTGGCGAAAAAATCAGCGCAGCCAGCGGCTTAG